In Miscanthus floridulus cultivar M001 chromosome 5, ASM1932011v1, whole genome shotgun sequence, one genomic interval encodes:
- the LOC136455563 gene encoding basal body protein 10-like, which produces MESQLERWRYDVLVADQPKLWPLLEALERLRSHGLTTAMVVAAFHCWRVLSLMAWWKRLFEMTPDESIDGVRLSTVTLSDEEILHRVRETVEGWLRSSGLSPFLMRPMWGYISLGIRDVRASSPPVPEDAERRAVNRAHAKAQKMRKDAKEARCKRKNLECDELEKRRRQQRHDGLPVEPSLSLSLSNSSSDDDEGEVEAPALAPRKALKVSTSSTTQWVMEAQAAIQHGAASARADPKESDAQGEATKAATKQAGEEAPTPHEAEALMPDEAKAPLIAEATEGEAEALRTSEAKATEARASRTTEAEVAKARASRTTEAKVAEAGAPGTTKAEVAEAGLGTAEQAAQDVETEAGQASVPPLVHDLPPSPENAREAEVHSISSDDTFWGKEVADAEAASTIEPPALTSSEGSSALVWVRPEPHKWDSPRVLWQSQDDPEGEPLFALEDVVEGGRWDSFEQFHYLAERSLRTALSVMADALLGELKARSLRKSLFLQWERDIWDQLWQQKDLLTNANDLLSARSMEVEDLRLCCADMKAEAAMAQEQAIPLVARIKELEEELTRVAELEREACRAAEASQAEVQNWREKAEGLEKEVSQAAEASVEVQAVLEAEIGEHNALGRVHEQLRGALHTGVKRALTIISSHYTGIDLEAISDGYILAKDDEEAEEEVMRLVELAEAPSTALAKLFEEEVVPPAPSADAGDLEF; this is translated from the exons ATGGAGAGTCAGctggagaggtggaggtatgacGTCCTGGtggctgatcagcccaagctgtggCCGCTCCTGGAGGCGCTAGAGAGGCTACGCAGCCATGGCCTTACGACGGctatggtcgtggcggccttccatTGCTGGAGGGTGCTGTCGCTGATGGCTTGGTGgaagcgcctgttcgagatgacaccagACGAGTCGATAGATGGCGTCCGATTGTCCACCGtcaccctctccgacgaggagattctacatCGAGTGAGAGAGACAGTGGAGGGGTGGCTGAGGAGTAGTGGTCTGTCCCCATTTCTAATGCGCCCGAtgtgggggtacatctctctg GGGAtaagggatgtgcgagcctcctcgccgcccgttcccgaggacgcagagcggcgggcggtgaacAGGGCGCATGCCAAGGCACAGAAGATGCGGAAGGATGCCAAGGAGGCAAGGtgcaagaggaagaaccttgagtGCGATGAGCTAGAGAAACGTCGCCGGCAGCAAAGGCAcgatggtctcccggtggagccATCTCTGTCACTGTCATTGTCGAATTCCTCGAGCGATGACgacgagggcgag GTGGAAGCGCCCGCCCTGGcaccacgtaaggcgctcaaggtgagcaccagctccaccacccaatgggtgatggaggcacaagccgccatacaGCATGGCGCAGCCTCGGccagggccgacccaaaggagtcggatgcccaaggagaggctaccaaggcggccacgaagcaagcgggggaggaggcgcctacgccCCATGAGGCCGAGGCCCTCATGCCAGATGAAGCCAAGGCGCCCTTAattgctgaggccaccgagggcgaggccgaggcccttaGGACCTCCGAGGCCAAGGCGACAGAGGCTAGGGCgtccaggaccaccgaggccgaggtggcaaaGGCTAGAGCATCCAGGACCACTGAGGCCaaggtggcggaggccggagctccCGGGACCACTAAGGCTGAGGTGGCGGAGGCTGGCTTGGGCACGGCAGAGCAGGCGGCCCAAGATGTGGAgacggaggcggggcaagcttcgGTACCGCCCTTGGTCCATGACCTGCCGCCGTCACCGGAGaacgcccgggaggcggaggtccattcgatctcttCTGATGATACTTtctgggggaaggaggtggcagatGCCGAGGCGGCTAGCACCATAGAGCCGCCAGCTCTAACCTCTAGCGAGGGGAGCTCAGCCCTCGTCTGGGTACGACCTGAGCCCCACAAGTGGGATAGCCCGCGGGTCTTGTGGCagagccaggatgaccctgagggggagcctctgttcgcccttgaggacgtggTCGAGGGGGGACGCTGggactccttcgagcaattccactatctggcagagcggtcgctgcggacagcgctaTCCGTCATGGCCGACGCTCTGCTCGGG gagctcaagGCCCGATCCCTcaggaagtcattgttcctccaatgggagagggacatctgggaccagctttggcagcagaaggacctgctcacCAATGCCAATGATCTTCTATCGGCgcggagcatggaggtggaggacctccgtctttgctgtgctgatatgaaggccgaggcggccatggctcagGAGCAGGCCATCCCTTTggtggcgcggatcaaggagctagaggaggagctaacccgggtggccg agctagagagggaggcttgCAGGGCCGCCGAGGCCTCTCAAGCTGAGGTCCAAAACTGGAGGGAGAAAGCCGAAG ggttggagaaggaggtctcccaggcagctgaggcctccgttgaagtgcaggcggtgctcgaggctgagatcggggagcacaacgcGCT cggtCGAGTCCACGAGcagctccgaggggcgctgcatacgggcgtcaagcgcgccctaaccatcatctcctcgcactacaccggcatcgacctcgaggccattagCGACGGTTACATCTTGGCtaaggatgatgaggaggccgaggaggaggtcatgaggCTGGTGGAGTTGGCTGAGGCCcctagcacggcgctggccaagctgttcgaagaggaggtggttcctcctgcaCCGAGCGCCGACGCTGGCGACCTTGAGttctga
- the LOC136455564 gene encoding uncharacterized protein produces the protein MAIPNYAYLKLKMPGPNDVITIESTYEHAYDCDIECIEYAEALVEAETLIINLNRLGSEAPNSKRRAGTFEPTEVVKLILVDPTCSNGRALRISATLDSK, from the coding sequence atggcgatccccaactacgcctacctcaagctcaagatgccaggccctaatgaTGTCATCACTATTGAGTCcacatacgagcatgcatacgactgcgacatcgaatgcatcgagtacgccgaggctctcgtggaggccgagaccctcatcatcaacctcaaccggcttggtagcgaggcgcctaactccaagcgtcgcgccgggactttcgagcccacagAGGTCGTCAAACTCATcctggtcgaccccacctgctccaacggCCGAGCACTGAGGattagcgccaccctcgacagcaaatag